In the genome of Halosolutus amylolyticus, the window TACGACGTCGTCCTCGACGCCAGCGACAACTTCGCAACCCGGTACCTGCTCAACGATCACTGCGTGCTCACCGAGACACCGCTGGCCCACGGTGCGATCTACCGGTTCGAGGGGCAGGTGACCACGTTCACGAACGATCGCGGCGGGGACGACGATCCGCCCTGCTACCGCTGTATCTTCCCCGAGGCCCCCGAACCCGGCACCGTCCCCGACTGCGCCACGACGGGCGTGCTCGGCGTCCTCCCCGGGACCGTCGGCTGCATCCAGGCCACCGAGGTGGTGAAGTACCTGCTCGAGAAGGGCGATCTCCTCGAGGGCCGCCTCCTCATGTACGACGCGATGGCCATGACGTTCGAGACGGTCCCGGTGCAGCCGAACCCGGCCTGTCCGGTCTGTGGCGACGACCCCGAGATCGAATCGATCGAGGACGTGGCCTACGAGGGGACCTGCGAGATTTCGGCCGACTGAGCGCGTTCGAGGCCGCGTCGATCGGGCCAGCATCTTCGCGCACACGACACTCCAGGTGGTGGGGGTCGGCCTCGTCTGTGGCGGGGTCTCGTTTCTCCGGCCCTGGCTCGCCGCCGTGGATCCGTTCGACTAGCTCCGCAACAGGCCGCCGTCGATCGGCAGTTCGACACCGGTGACGAAACTGGCGCGTGGGCTCGAGAGGACGGCGACGATCTCGCCGAGTTCGCGTGGCTCGCCGATGCGGCCCATCGGAATGTCGCTCGCCATGTCGGCGAGACCTTCCTCGTAGTCGTCGTAGGTGCCGCGCTCGACGCGGGCCTCGATCAGTTCCTCGATGCGTGGCGTCTCGATCGTCCCCGGAAGCACTGCATTGGCCCGGATTTCGGGCGCGAACTCCCGTGAGATCGTCTTGACGAGGCCGATCACGCCCCGGCGTACCGAGTTCGAGAGGAGCAGGCCGTCCGCGACCTCCTGCACCGTCCGCGAGGTGATACAGGTGATCGTCCCGTGCGCCGAGTCGAGCAGGTGCGGGTGGGCCTCCTCGATCGTCCAGACGACGCTCATCACCAGCAGGTCGTAGGCCTGATACCAGTCCTGTTCGTCGGTCTCGAGGAAGGTCGTGCTCGGCGGGCCGCCCGAGGACGTGACGAGGTGATCGATCCCGCCGAAGGCGTCGACCGTCTCGCTCACGAGGTGGGAGACGTCGTCGGGGTCGGTGAGGTCGGTCTGGACGGCGAGCACGTCGCCTTCCGCCGTTTCTTCGAGTTCGTCGCGCGCCGCCTCGAGTCGATCGGCGTCGCGACCGCAGATCGTCACGTTCGCACCCTCTTCGGCGATCGCCTGCGCGCTCGCGAAGCCGAGGCCGCTCGACGACGCCGTCACCAGTGCCGCGTTCCCGTCCAGTTCGAGATCCATGTCGGGATCCACAGCGGCGGCGTACTAATCTCTCCGGGACCTGGCAATCGACATCGAAGCCGAGAAACCGACACTGTGGTACCGTCTCGTCGATCTACCCCTATAAATATCCGATAGTACTTCGAACCGGCCGGTATGGCTGGCTACCAGCTGTACACGCTCGTCCCGTCCGACTCGAACGGGGTCGCCGGGCCGAGGGCGATCATCGAGGCCTGGCCCGTCCCAGCGGGCGAGCCCGATAGCTACGGACGGAAGGCGGGTGAGATCCGGTGCTGTGGCGTCGAGGGTAACGCGGCCGGCGTCGTCGTGAATCCCCTACCCGATCCCCGATCGGAAGCTGTTCTTCGCCGACTTTTCGACGGGTACACGATCGATCGTCTCGTCGTCGCCGTCTGTAACGATACGACTGATACCGGCATCGCGTATTTGTACGACGACACGGACCAGGTTCGCGACCGGTACGACGAGTACGAGAACGACGAGCACTGCGGCCGCGGCATTCGCGAGCACTTCGCTACCGAGTGGGGACTCCAGCCGTGGACGATCTGGGATTTCTGGAACGAACGAGGAACCCAGTACACCGTCCGTGGATAGCGAAAATCAGATTTCCGGTCCGATCCGTCCCATCGGTACCGCTCGTGTGACGATCGGTGCGGCTACTCTTGATGACGAACCCGAACCATCCCCTCCGACGTCACGCCGACGATCAGCGGCGTCGATATCTTCCGGCCGGAGACGGCGTTGCCGGCGGCGTCGCTGACGACCTTCATCAGGTCCGGCGCGGTGTGATCGACCTTGACGCCGGCCTCGTCGCAGGCGTCGTAGACCATCTGCGGCACGTTGTAGAGGTCGGTCCCGGCGGGGACGCGGACGCGAACCGGCGCGCGGAGCGCCTCCGCGAAGGCGACGGTCTCCCTGGCCTTCGCCAGGTTCTCGCGGGCGCTGGCCTCGATCGAGGAGACGTTCGCCCGCGACGTGCCGAGTTCGTCGGCGATGTCGGCCTGCGAGACGTCGCGCTCGCGGAGCGCGAGGACCTGGGCCTGCCGGTGGGTCAACACGCTCGTCTCGGGGTCGAAGCCGATGTCCTCGAGCAACGCCTCGACGTCGTCCATCACGGCGACCGCCTCCGGGGAACTCCCACGCTCATACGTCAGGCTAGACGACGGCGAGACCAAAGTTTCCACGGTCCCCCGTCCCCGAAATCGATCCGACGGGTCCCGGGAACCAGGCACCGAAACCGACCCGTTCGGGCGTGCCGCGAGTCCCGGAAGCGTCGGCGATCCGCTCGCGATCGTCGAGTGTTGAGTAGCGTCGAGGTCCCCGGACTGGACGACCGGGAGAGGTCAGTACTGGAGCGGCCAGCGTTCGTCGTCGATCGCCGCGAGTTCCTCCGCGACGCCCTCGGCGAGTCGGTACTCGTCGCCCTCGCGAACGACCGTTCCGGCCCGTTCGAGGTGCTCGAGGTGGGCGTAGGACTCGCCGGGGCCGTGGAGGATATGAATGTCCTCCAGGTCGCCGAACAGGTCGGCACTGACGGTCCAGGTGTCACACGGGCCCAGCCGATCGAGCGCGTCGAGCACCCGGTAGGACCGCTCCTCGTGGTGGTCGATGATGTAGGCGGCCCGATCGGCCGGCTCGTCGATCGGGTCGCGGTGGCCGGGCCAGGCGCGATCGTAGTCGGCGTCGACGATCCCCTGCAGGGCGCGAAGGTACTTCGGGAGCGGGTTCTCCACGCGGACGTCCGCGCCGCCGACGTTTGGCGTGTAGACGGGGAGCAGGGCGTCGCCAGTGAAGGCCTCGCGCCGGCCGTCGAGTTCCGTCTCGAAGAGACACAGCCCCGCCGCGTGGCCCGACGTGTGGACGACGCGGAGTTCGTGACCGTTGACCGAGAACGTCTCGCCGTCTTCGATCGGCGTCACGGTCGGGTTCTCGGTCGACACCTCCGGACCGGCCATCAGGTCCCGGAGCGTCTCGCGGCCGGCCTCGGGCATCCCCCACTGCTCGAAGTAGGCCTCCTGCTGGTCGAACATCTCCTCCCAGGCGTCCGCCTCGCCCGCGACGAGGGGCGCGTCACGCTCGTGGACGTAGACCTCGGCGCCGCTCTCGGCCTGGATCTCGCCCGCCAGGCCGACGTGATCGTGGTGCCAGTGGGTGAGAAAGATCCGATCGACGTCGGCGAACTCGAGGCCGCGGTCCGCGAAGGCGGCCTCGAGTTGTTCCCGGGTCGTCGCCATCCAGTCGCCGGTGTCGATCAGTACCGTCTCGTCGCCGTCCGCGAAGAGGTACGCGTTGTTGTCGCCCTCGAACGCGGAGTTCGACAGCGGAATCCGATCCATGCCTCCCTGTGGCGTAGGGACCGAGAAAATCCTTGCGAGTGCCCCGTCGGCTCCCCGCGGAGGGTCGATCGAACTGTCGTTCGGTACGGACACTGACGGTAACTGAGACGGACGAGATACTGCAAAAACGGCGCGTCACGGCCCTGTCCAGTGACTGTCCACCTGGACGAGTTACGAGCCCCAGAAGTTCTCGCGACTGCCGAGCCGTTCGCGACGGGTTGCCGGGTCGGACTCGTCCTCGTCGGCCTCCGCCTCGGATTCGTCGACCTCGTCCGACGCTTCGTCGTCTTCGGCGTCCGCGAGGTCGTCGGAATCGTCCGACTCCTCCTCGTCCATCGGCAGGAGTTCGAGTTCCTCCGCGCGGGCGTGATTGCTGTGGACGCGGGTGATCTGGACGCGAGCGCGCGCTTCCGGGAGGACGCCGTCGACCATCACGATGAACCCGTCCTCGGTTCGCCCGACGCCGGCACCGCTCTCGTGCATGTCGACGACGTCGACGACGACCTCTTCGCCCGGTTTGACCGGCTGCGTCTTCAGGTCCTCGATCGGCTGGCTGTAGTGATTACACCACTCCTTGCCACCCCGATCGCCGTAGTGTTGACAGCCCATTCCGGAGATCCGTTCGGAAAAGCTCGGACAGTCGTCGGCAAGTGGACAGTCTGCCATGCCCAGTACTACCGGTGGCGACGTTAAACCGTTTCCGTCTTGAGAACGGCAGGCAGTCTCTGCAGCGACTGGTGTGGACGCCGACGAAGCGACGCCGGAAATCCGACATCGAGCGACCAGTGTCGTGTTCTGTCAAGTGAACGCCGAATGCGGAACGGGGCGTTTCGAAAACGTTTACGGGGGGGAAGACAGAGTGATAGATGATGAAAATCCTCGTTACGGTCAAAGAGGTTGCGACCGTCGAAGACGAGTTCGAGATCGAGGGAACCGAAATCGCCGACCAGTACCTCGGTGCCGATCTCAACGAGTGGGACGACTACGCCATCGAAGAGGCCGTCCAGCTCCAGGAAGACGGCATCGCTGACGAGGTGGTCACGGTGACGATCGGTCCCGAAGACTGCGAACAGACCATTCGCCAGGCGCTCGCGAAGGGTGCCGATCGCGCCGTTCGCGTCTGGGACGACGCCCTCGAGGACGTCGACCTGCTCGACGTCGGCGCGAAGACCGAGATCCTCCGCGCCGTCGTCGAGGAGGAGGACCCCGATCTCGTGCTGACGGGCGTCCAGGCCGGCGACGACAGCTTCGCCGCGACCGGCGTCTCGCTGGCCGAGGACCTCGACTTCGAGTGGGGTGCGGTCGTCAACCACCTGGAACACGATTTCGACGACGACACCGCTTCGGTCCGCCGCGAACTCGAAGGCGGCGTCGAGGAACTCACCGAGATCGAACTCCCCGCCGTGCTGACGATCCAGACGGGGATCAACGAGCCGCGCTACGCCAGCCTGCGCGGCATCCGTCAGGCACAGCGCAAGGAACTCGACGTCCAGAGCCTCGCCGATCTCGGCGTCGACGAGAGCGCGATCGAGTCCGAACTCGAACTGACGGACATGTACGAACCCGAGAGCGAGAGCGACGTCACCGTCTGGGAAGGCAGCGCGGAGGACACGGCGTCGGAGCTCGGTGAACTGCTCCGCGAGAAGGGGGTGGCACCATGACGGACGTCCTCGCAATCACCGACCACCGCCGTGGCGACCTGCGCGACGTCAGCTACGAGATCATCACCGCGGGCCGCCAGCTCGCCGACGAAACGGGCGGCGACCTCCACCTCGCCGTCATCAGCGGCACCGTCGACGAGTTCGCCGACAAACTCGATCGCGAGGGTGTCGACGTCATCCACACCGTCGACGTGGGCGAGGAGTTCAACCACAACGTCTACACGCAGGTCGTCACCCAGCTGTACGACGAACTCGCCCCGCAGTACGTCCTCACGCCCAACAGCGTCAACGGCCTCGACTACGCGCCGGCCGTCGCCAACCGCCTCGGCCTGCCGATCGTCACCGACACCGTCGACCTCGATACCGACGGCGAGACGCTGATCGCGACCCGCGAGATGTACGGCGGCAAGGTCGAGACGACGTCCGAACTCGCCGACAACGCCGTCGTCACCATCCGCAGTGCCGAGTGGCCCGTCGCGGAGGGCACCGGTGACGCCGCGATCGAGGCCTTCGACGCCGACATCGACGAGAGTCAGCAGGGCTCGACCGTCACCGGCTTCGAGGAAGTCGGCGGCGGCGACGTCGACATCAGCGAGGCCGACGTGCTCGTCTCCGTCGGCCGCGGGATCGAAGAGGAGGACAACATCCCGATCATCGAGGACCTCGCCGACGCGCTCGACGCGACGGTCTCCTCGTCGCGCCCGATCGTCGACAACGGCTGGCTCCCCAAGAACCGCCAGGTCGGCCAGTCCGGGAAGGTCGTCACGCCCGACGTCTACATCGCGATCGGCATTTCGGGTGCGGTCCAGCACGTCGCTGGCATGAAGGGCTCCGACACGATCGTCGCGATCAACACGGACCCCAACGCGCCGATCATGGACATCGCCGACTACGCGATCCACGACGACCTCTTCGACGTCGTCCCCGCGCTCACCGAAGAATTCCAGTAACACGACTCCACGCATCGTGCGGGTCTCGAGAGCGCGAACGGAGTGAGCGGCCTTTTTTGATCGAGTGTTGTGCGAGGAGCGAGCGCGGTTCGGAGCGAGCGCGGTTCGGAGGCCGAAGGCCGAGAACCGCGACGTAGCGAACGGGGAACGGACGTGACCCGTGAGCCCCGACGGCCGAGAACCGCGACGTAGCGAACGGGGAACGGACGTGACCCGTGAGCCCCGACGGCCGAGAACCGCGGCGTGGCGACTCGGCCCACGGTTTAGACGTAGAATCGTCATCGGCGATTTTCTATTCTAGTTCCGATCGGTAATCCGGTGCGGGAGTAAACGAGCGGACGAGACTGTGCGATAGCCGATATGGCAACTGGAATATGAATATTGCAGCGAGTGCCCAGAACAAATATATACCCGTGATTGGATATCGCACCTATGTCGTTCCGATCGAGTCGGCGGGAGTTAGTGACGGCGATCGGGGTTGCCGGATGCGGCGGCCTCGCTGGCTGTCTCAGTTCGATTCCCGGTCCGAACGTCGATGACGGAGACGGTAGTGGTACCGATCGTACGCTCAAACTAGGGGTGATGCAGCCGATCAGTGGGGATCTGGGTTCTGTGGGGGAACCGATTCGAGACGCCGCGTTGCTGCCGATCGAACAGGTCGACGGCGAGATCGATCTCGAGATCGATTACGAGGTCGTGGACACGGAGACGTCCCCGACGGCCGGCGTCCAGAAGGCGGCGCAACTCGTCGACGCCGGCTATCCGATGGTCAACGGGCCGGCGGCCTCCGACGTGACGCTACAGGCGACCCAGCAGGTGCTCATTCCGTACCGTGCGGTGAGCTGTTCGCCAGGAGCGACGTCGCCGACGATCACGGCACTGAACGACGCCGGACTCGTCTTTCGAACGGCGCTGTCGGACTCGTTGCAGGCGGTCGTCCTCGCCGAGCAGGCGGCGACCGATCTCGGCCACGAGACGGCGGCGACACTGTACATGAACAGCGACTACGGCTGGCAGTTGAGCCAGTCGTTTACCCAGGCCTTCCGGACGGCTCACGACGGGACGGTGTCAGCGCAGGTCCCCCTGAACGAGGGCAAAGATTCCTACGCTGCGGAGATCGAGGAAGCCATGGCGGACGATCCGGGGCTGTTGATCGTGGTCGGCTACCCCGACACGGGTGCCCAGTTGTTCACCGATCTCGGCGACGACCTCGACGACGTCGACGTCCTCGTCACTGACGGCCTCCGGGACGGGAACCTTCACGAAGACGTCGAACGCCCGATCGACGGGATTCGCGGGACCGCGCCGCTCGTCGGCGGACCCGGCGAGGAGTTCTTCACCGAACTGTACGGAGACACGTACGACGCCGAACCGGGGATCTTCACCGCCCACGCCTACGATTCGACGGCCGTTCTCTTGCTCGCCAACGCCTACGCCGGGCAGAACGACGGGACGGCGATCAGGAACGCCATGCAGACGGTCACGAACGAACCCGGCGAGGTGATCGAACCGGACTCGCTCGCCGACGGGCTCGAACTGGCGGCAGCGGGAGAGAACGTCGAGTACCGGGGTGCGTCGAGTCAGCTGTCGTTCGACGAGAACGGGGACGTGATGGACGCGACCTTCGAGTACTGGGAGTTCGATCGGGACGCGGACGGCGGAATTGCCGAACTCGACAGGGTGAGTACGTAATGTCGGTACTCGCAAAGCTAGTGCCGTCGTTCATCAGACGGCGATACCTCGCGAAGTTCGTGATCTCGATTCTGGCGGTCGTCGTGGTTATCGGTGCGGTCGGTGCCGTCAGTTACGCCGAGATCGACGAGACGGTCAGGGCCGACTCGAACGAGCAACTCGAAGCGACCGCCGAGTTGCAGGCGGACGGCATCGGTGACTGGGTCGAATCGATGCGGGTCCAGACGCGGACGGCATCGGCCTCGCCGGTGTTACAGGAGGGCGATCCACAGGAAGTCCAGGGTGAGATCGTCGAGGCGCAGGCGCGGATGTCCGTCGACGTCCGAGCGATCCACTACGTCGACACCGGGAGCGGCGAGGTCGTCACGAGCACTGACGCGAGACTCCGCGGCGAATCGCTCGACAACGTCGAGGATCCGTGGACGGCGACCGATTTCGGCAGCGAACTCGCGTTCGACGACGCGGTCTGGAACTCGGAGGCGGCCTACGAGTCGCCGTCGCTCGGCGACCAGGTGATGGCCTTCGCCAGTCCGGTCACCGAACGCGACGATCGCGTCGTCGTCGTCATCGGGACGCTCGAGTACCGCGTCCAGCAGCTGCAACAGGAAGGGGCGTCGTCGTCGACCGCGATCGTCGACGCGGACGGCTCACCGGTCCTGCAGGCGTCGGACGCGTCGCTGGACGAAACGTCGATCGACGAGACGGCACTCGAGGCCGCCCTCGGCGGTCGGTTGACGCGCGTCGAGGACGAGGACTTCGTCCGGGCGTACACGCCGGTCGGGGACACGCAGTGGGTCGCCGTCACGAGCGTGCCGACCGAACAGGCCTACGGGGTCGCGACCGACGTTGGTACCAACGTCGCGGTGATGCTGCTCGTCAGTCTGCTCGCGCTCGGACTCGTGGGAGTCGTCCTGGGTCGACAGACCGTCGTTCCGCTGACCACGTTGCGCGATCGGACCGAAGCGATGGAGGCCGGGAACCTCGACGTCGACCTCGAGACGTCCCGGACCGACGAGATCGGCCGACTGTTCGACGGCTTCGACAGCATGCGCACGTCGCTTCGCGAACAGATCGAAGAAGCCGAAGCCGCGCGGGAGGACGCCGAACGGGCGCGCGCCGAGACCGAGGCGATCAACCGGCATCTCGAGGCGAAAGCCGACGAGTACCGCGACGTGATGGCGGAGTGTGCCGCCGGCGACCTGACCCAGCGACTCGATCCCGAAAGCGAGAGCGAGGCGATGACCGACATCGCGCGCTCGTTCAACTCGATGGTCGACGAGCTCGAGGAGACGACCGCACACGTCAAGACGTTCGCCACCGAGGTCGCGACGGCGAGCGAGGAAGTGACGACGAGCGCGGAAGAGGTCCGATCGGCCTCCGAGCAGGTGACCGAGTCGATCCAGGAGATCTCCGACGGGTCGGATCAACAGAACCAGCACCTGCAGGCGGTCTCGAACGAGATGAGTGGGTTATCGACGACGACCGAGCAGATCGCGGCGTCCTCGAACGAGGTCGCGGATCTGTCCGAACGGACCGCCGAGACCGGCCGGTACGGCCGGGAAGCGGCCCAGGAGGCGATCGACGGGATGCACGAGATCGAGTCGGAGTCGGCCGAGACCGTCGAGGCAATCGAGGCGCTCGAGCGGGAGATGGAGCAGATCGACGAACTGGTCGAGTTCATCTCGGAGGTCGCCCAGCAGACGAACATGCTCGCGCTGAACGCCAACATCGAGGCCTCGCGCGGTAACGCCGGTGATGCGGGCGAGAACGGGTTCTCCGTCGTCGCGTCCCAGGTCAAAGAACTCGCG includes:
- a CDS encoding ABC transporter substrate-binding protein produces the protein MSFRSSRRELVTAIGVAGCGGLAGCLSSIPGPNVDDGDGSGTDRTLKLGVMQPISGDLGSVGEPIRDAALLPIEQVDGEIDLEIDYEVVDTETSPTAGVQKAAQLVDAGYPMVNGPAASDVTLQATQQVLIPYRAVSCSPGATSPTITALNDAGLVFRTALSDSLQAVVLAEQAATDLGHETAATLYMNSDYGWQLSQSFTQAFRTAHDGTVSAQVPLNEGKDSYAAEIEEAMADDPGLLIVVGYPDTGAQLFTDLGDDLDDVDVLVTDGLRDGNLHEDVERPIDGIRGTAPLVGGPGEEFFTELYGDTYDAEPGIFTAHAYDSTAVLLLANAYAGQNDGTAIRNAMQTVTNEPGEVIEPDSLADGLELAAAGENVEYRGASSQLSFDENGDVMDATFEYWEFDRDADGGIAELDRVST
- a CDS encoding electron transfer flavoprotein subunit beta/FixA family protein, whose translation is MKILVTVKEVATVEDEFEIEGTEIADQYLGADLNEWDDYAIEEAVQLQEDGIADEVVTVTIGPEDCEQTIRQALAKGADRAVRVWDDALEDVDLLDVGAKTEILRAVVEEEDPDLVLTGVQAGDDSFAATGVSLAEDLDFEWGAVVNHLEHDFDDDTASVRRELEGGVEELTEIELPAVLTIQTGINEPRYASLRGIRQAQRKELDVQSLADLGVDESAIESELELTDMYEPESESDVTVWEGSAEDTASELGELLREKGVAP
- a CDS encoding electron transfer flavoprotein subunit alpha/FixB family protein, translating into MTDVLAITDHRRGDLRDVSYEIITAGRQLADETGGDLHLAVISGTVDEFADKLDREGVDVIHTVDVGEEFNHNVYTQVVTQLYDELAPQYVLTPNSVNGLDYAPAVANRLGLPIVTDTVDLDTDGETLIATREMYGGKVETTSELADNAVVTIRSAEWPVAEGTGDAAIEAFDADIDESQQGSTVTGFEEVGGGDVDISEADVLVSVGRGIEEEDNIPIIEDLADALDATVSSSRPIVDNGWLPKNRQVGQSGKVVTPDVYIAIGISGAVQHVAGMKGSDTIVAINTDPNAPIMDIADYAIHDDLFDVVPALTEEFQ
- a CDS encoding SDR family oxidoreductase, which produces MDLELDGNAALVTASSSGLGFASAQAIAEEGANVTICGRDADRLEAARDELEETAEGDVLAVQTDLTDPDDVSHLVSETVDAFGGIDHLVTSSGGPPSTTFLETDEQDWYQAYDLLVMSVVWTIEEAHPHLLDSAHGTITCITSRTVQEVADGLLLSNSVRRGVIGLVKTISREFAPEIRANAVLPGTIETPRIEELIEARVERGTYDDYEEGLADMASDIPMGRIGEPRELGEIVAVLSSPRASFVTGVELPIDGGLLRS
- a CDS encoding MBL fold metallo-hydrolase, whose protein sequence is MDRIPLSNSAFEGDNNAYLFADGDETVLIDTGDWMATTREQLEAAFADRGLEFADVDRIFLTHWHHDHVGLAGEIQAESGAEVYVHERDAPLVAGEADAWEEMFDQQEAYFEQWGMPEAGRETLRDLMAGPEVSTENPTVTPIEDGETFSVNGHELRVVHTSGHAAGLCLFETELDGRREAFTGDALLPVYTPNVGGADVRVENPLPKYLRALQGIVDADYDRAWPGHRDPIDEPADRAAYIIDHHEERSYRVLDALDRLGPCDTWTVSADLFGDLEDIHILHGPGESYAHLEHLERAGTVVREGDEYRLAEGVAEELAAIDDERWPLQY
- a CDS encoding TRAM domain-containing protein — translated: MADCPLADDCPSFSERISGMGCQHYGDRGGKEWCNHYSQPIEDLKTQPVKPGEEVVVDVVDMHESGAGVGRTEDGFIVMVDGVLPEARARVQITRVHSNHARAEELELLPMDEEESDDSDDLADAEDDEASDEVDESEAEADEDESDPATRRERLGSRENFWGS
- a CDS encoding Tfx family DNA-binding protein, whose product is MMDDVEALLEDIGFDPETSVLTHRQAQVLALRERDVSQADIADELGTSRANVSSIEASARENLAKARETVAFAEALRAPVRVRVPAGTDLYNVPQMVYDACDEAGVKVDHTAPDLMKVVSDAAGNAVSGRKISTPLIVGVTSEGMVRVRHQE
- the ubaA gene encoding SAMP-activating enzyme E1 — encoded protein: MSDLRLDATQLDRYSRHVIMDEIGPEGQQRLLEGSVLVVGAGGLGSPAIQYLAAAGVGQLGIVDDDAVERSNLQRQIVHGDADVGRPKVESAADYVAALNPDVDVETYDTRLTAENVADLVRDYDVVLDASDNFATRYLLNDHCVLTETPLAHGAIYRFEGQVTTFTNDRGGDDDPPCYRCIFPEAPEPGTVPDCATTGVLGVLPGTVGCIQATEVVKYLLEKGDLLEGRLLMYDAMAMTFETVPVQPNPACPVCGDDPEIESIEDVAYEGTCEISAD
- a CDS encoding methyl-accepting chemotaxis protein → MSVLAKLVPSFIRRRYLAKFVISILAVVVVIGAVGAVSYAEIDETVRADSNEQLEATAELQADGIGDWVESMRVQTRTASASPVLQEGDPQEVQGEIVEAQARMSVDVRAIHYVDTGSGEVVTSTDARLRGESLDNVEDPWTATDFGSELAFDDAVWNSEAAYESPSLGDQVMAFASPVTERDDRVVVVIGTLEYRVQQLQQEGASSSTAIVDADGSPVLQASDASLDETSIDETALEAALGGRLTRVEDEDFVRAYTPVGDTQWVAVTSVPTEQAYGVATDVGTNVAVMLLVSLLALGLVGVVLGRQTVVPLTTLRDRTEAMEAGNLDVDLETSRTDEIGRLFDGFDSMRTSLREQIEEAEAAREDAERARAETEAINRHLEAKADEYRDVMAECAAGDLTQRLDPESESEAMTDIARSFNSMVDELEETTAHVKTFATEVATASEEVTTSAEEVRSASEQVTESIQEISDGSDQQNQHLQAVSNEMSGLSTTTEQIAASSNEVADLSERTAETGRYGREAAQEAIDGMHEIESESAETVEAIEALEREMEQIDELVEFISEVAQQTNMLALNANIEASRGNAGDAGENGFSVVASQVKELAKDTKETAEDIEKRLERINERTEHTATEVQKTADRISTHVDSVENAAAALDEIADYASQTNDGVQEISAATEEQAASTQEVVAMTSAATDISETTAQEAQHVAAAAEEQTSSLAEVSDSANSLAGQAARLSEALDRFETDRRPQSPSTEGGTELAFEEGTAVDADDANSTTADTDDAGDDPGDADPTTGSETDASGSAPTDDPFSFDQVDES